The [Pantoea] beijingensis genomic sequence ACTTGCATGTGTTAGGCCTGCCGCCAGCGTTCAATCTGAGCCATGATCAAACTCTTCAATTTAAAGTTTGATTTGCTTCAACTCGTGAAGCGATGCTCAAGGAAAACGTCGTAATGAATTTATTACGTGTTCACTCTTAAGACTTGATATTTTTTACGTCCGGAGACGTTGATATCAATCCTGCGAGTGCCCACACAGATTGTCTGATAAATTGTTAAAGAGCGGTGCCACAATCTCGTGTGGCGCGGGTTGCGTATATTACGCTTTGCCGCTGAAGAGTCAAGGGTTTATTCGCCTTTCTCTTCCTGACACGCCGACCTGTAAGCCGTTGTTCCGTGTCAGTGGAGGCGCATTATAGGGAGTTCCTGACGGCTGACAAGTGTTAAATGCAAAAAAAAAATCGAATGTTTCTTTTTTACTCAAAACGCCAGTTTCTCGAGTTTTACAAAGCCATATCTTTGTAAAACGGGCATTAACTGAGCAGTTTCTTCCGTAAATTCCATACAAAAAGCAGTGTTACTTTCTGTTGAATACACTTTTGGTGATTCATGTTCCAGCAACCAGGCCGTTCGGCGCGCGATAGCCGCACCGGAATCGATTAATCGGGTTCCTTCAGGCAAGACGCTTTGCAATTCTTCGCTTAATAAGGGGAAATGGGTACATCCCAATACGACGGTATCCGGCGGTTCCTGCATACGCAGCCATGGCTGCAAAATCTGTGTCATCTCTTCCAGAGAAATCATCCGCCCGTGCAATTTTGCCTCAGCTAACTCAACCAGCTCTGCTGAACCCAGCATTTCAATTTTACATTCACTGGCAAAACGCGAAACCAATTCATGTGTATAGCGGCGTTTCACCGTAGCACGCGTCGCCAGCAGGCCAACAATTCCGTTACGTGTTAAACGTGCAGCGGGTTTAATCGCTGGCACAACACCGACTACTGGGAAATCAAATCGCTCACGTAGCGCTGGTAACGTTACCGTACTGGCGGTATTACACGCGATAACCACCAGAGAGAGTGGATAACATTTTTCCACTGCAGAGACGATATCCACTACACGCTCGACAATAAAATCTTCACTCTTCTCCCCATACGGAAAAGCGACGTTATCGAAGGCATAGAGATAATGAAGATCCGGCAACAATTGCCGGATTTCATCATAGACAGAAAGCCCGCCCACCCCGGAATCAAAAACCAGTACGGTGGGGCGCTGTTTAAAAGGTATAGCTGCCGCTAAGGTAGTACTCCCTTCCTGGAGTTTGATAGCCATAAACTGTCTCGTAATCTTTATCAAACAGGTTGGCGATTCTACCACGAACGGTAAGCTGGGATGTGATCGGATACGAAACGGCGAGATCCCACAGGCTAACGCCACCGAGTTTCACTGTCCGTGGCGTAAAGGATGAATTGAAGTCTTTATCGTAACGATCACCCAGGTACTGATAGCTCAGCGACCAGTCTAAACTATAGATCGTATAGTCCAGTTGATATTTGACCTGCTGCTTAGCGCGGCGAAGCAGAACCTCATGCGTCTGACCGTCGCGTGGGTCAACATAATCATACGAGAGAGAATGGCTGACCGGTCCGGTGTCAAAAGAGGCCGTTGCTTCTACACCCTTTATGGACACTTTACCAATGTTGTAATAGCGGAAAGTGGTGGGATCGCTATCGATAAGGTCCTCAATATCGTTGCGATAGCCGGATACGCGCCAATTCAGCGGCCCAGTGAGCCCCTCGAAACCGCCTTCCCACTGTTTACTTTTTTCCGGATTGAGATCGCGATTGCCATAGGTTCCACTATAAACCTGGCTTAGATTAGGTGCTTTGAAAGCCGTACCGTAAGATGCGAAAACGCTATACCCATCAACTAATTCCCAGGACACGCCAGTCTGCCAGGTATTGTGCCAGCCAAACGCATTGTTATCGTCACCGCGAACCGCACCTTCCAGCGTCACGCTTCCCAATTTTTGTTGGGTCGTCGCGTAAACGCCAGTATTACGCTGCTCTTGCCCCTCGCTGACAAAGTTAGTATTCGGCTCAGATGTTTGCTTTTGCCAGTCAACGCCTGTACTCACAGTGCCATAACCCACGGCAAGAGTATTACCCCATTGCAGGTTATATTGTTCAACGTCATCTGCCGTTGCCGGTTCAGCGTAGCGGCCCAGGCGCGGATCGTAATTATAATCTTTCGTGTGGCTATAGCTGGCAATTAACTGGGTAGAATAGATGTCGCGGTTGAAACGCAAGCCGGTATCCCACGTTTGGCTATAGAGCTGGCGAGTATCCACCAGCGCGCCGGGCACCGCGAAACTGAGGCTATTATCATAAGCAGTACGGTTATCATAACCATAACCACGGAAAAAACCGCTAAACTCATCATTAAACTGGTGCTCTACCGCACCATACAGGCTTTTACTCATAAACCCGTCGCGATCTTTTTGCGCCGGATCGCCATAGACATCCGGGTAATTAGCCACAACATCATAGCCACGGGTATAAGTGTAATTAGCCGCCAGCGTGGCGCGAGTCTGATCGCCAAGCATCTGCTGCGTAGCACCATCATAGGCCTGATAGCCATTCGATCCTATCCCGGCCGTCAGAGTGGTGCCTGGTTTGTCGCGGCCGGTGATAATATTGACTACGCCGCCAATAGCATCCGAACCATATATAGCTGAACGCGCCCCCCGAACATACTCAATACGTTGTACGAGGGAGACAGGTATTTGGCTAAGGTCTGAAGAACCACTAATTCCCGCCTGATTCAAGCGAATACCGTCAATCAGCACTAATACATGGCGGGACTCCGTGCCACGAATAAACAGTGAGCTTTGCTGACCCAATCCACCACTTTGAGCGATATCTACGCCAGGCAAACGCCGCATGACATCCGCAACGCTTTTGGATTGCCAGCGATCAATCTCTTCACGGGTAACAACGGAGGTTGAAGCTAATACTGATGACACCGGTTGAGAAAATCGGTTCGCCGTGGTGACCAGCGTATTGTCAGGCTCCTGTGCGAAGCCGTTTTGCACCCAAAGGTAGAGCGCCGCTGTGTTCAATGCCAACAGCGTTTTTTTATTCTTTTTCATGGTGATTAAGCATCCAAAAAATCATACAGGATGCCGCAGGCATACGATTGATAGCACGCGATAATCGTACGAAGTGCGACGTTACGCCGGCAGGTCTTCGGGCTGGGAGTCGATGATAAGGCGAAGACTTCCCATCCGAAGACAGTGTCTGCATCAGCAATCGCCTGGATACTCTTTACCGCTGCGCGTCAGCTCCAGATTTACACTGGATTCCCTTTTAACTCCTCGGGAGGCCGGTGCACGCATACTACTTTTTAGATACATGGAAATCCAGACTTCTAAACTGCTAAAAAATCACTTTTTGCGACAACGCTGGACATCGACCATTGAATCCCTACAATCGCCGGCAAGCAGGCATATTACCAGGATTAAAGATGACACCCGAACAACTCCCGATTGAACAGTACGACGCGCAACTCACGGAAAAGGTCAGCCGTTTACAGGCAATAATGACGCCTTTTAGCGCGCCCGACGTGGAGGTGTTCCGCTCACCGGTGAGTCACTACCGTATGCGCGCCGAGTTCCGCATATGGCACGAAGGTGATGATCTCTATCACATCATGTTTGATCAACAGACCAAACAACGTATTCGTGTCGATCAATTCCCCGCAGCCAGCGCCTTGATCAACCAGATGATGCCAAAAATGATCGATGCGCTACGTGACAATCACGTGCTGCGTTATAAGCTGTTCCAAATCGATTATCTGTCGACAATGAGCAATCAGATTGTTATTTCCCTGCTGTACCACCGCAAGTTGGAAGACAAATGGAGCGCTGCAGCAGCAACCTTGCGCGATAACCTTCGCGCCGAAGGGTTTGATGTACAGTTGATTGGCCGCGCCACCAAAACCAAAATTTGCCTGGATCGCGATTACGTTGATGAATGCTTGCCCGTCGCGGGCAAAGAGATGATTTATCGCCAGGTGGAAAACAGCTTCACGCAGCCTAACGCGGCTATGAATATACAGATGCTGGAGTGGGCCTTAGATGTGACACAAAATTCACACGGCGATCTACTGGAACTCTATTGCGGAAACGGTAACTTCTCGCTGGCGCTCGCACGTAATTTCCGCCGCGTACTGGCGACAGAAATCGCCAAACCATCAGTTGCATCAGCGCAATACAACATTACGGCTAATCATATTGATAACGTACAGATCATCCGCATGGCGGCAGAAGAATTTACCCAGGCAATGAACGGCGTACGTAGCTTCAATCGGTTAGAAGGTATCGACCTCAAAAGCTATCAATGTGAAACCATTTTTGTCGATCCACCGCGCAGTGGGCTGGATGACGAAACATTAAAGATGGTCCAGGGTTATTCGCGGATTCTGTATATTTCATGTAATCCACAAACGTTGAGCGATAACTTGCAAACGCTATCGCAAACGCATGACATCACCAGATTAGCCCTGTTTGATCAGTTTCCTTATACACACCATATGGAGTGCGGCGTATTACTCTCACGCTCAGGAAACTAGCGCACAATCACTTTCATATAATCAGGATCCGGCTGATAAGAACGACTAACACAACGCAACTTGTGCTGTTTAAGCTCGCCATGCTTGCCCGTATTTTCCTTTATCAGCCTAGCCTGTCGCAAACAATCCTGATAGCGCTGGCTCTGCGTGCGTTTATCACCATGGATCTGACCAGTCGACGTGCCAGGATATAAATCCTCGGCAGACTTCCAGGTTGACCCGTGATCGCTACAACCCGCCAAAAAAACGATGAAAAGGGATAAAGAAAGATAACGCATAATTTAAAGCCTTCCTTGTGCTTTAATTTGTCTGGATCCGAGCTCACCTTTTTTTTATCACAGCTTCTTCTTTGCTTTAAGACGTAGCCCAATCCAGAAAATCAGTGCGACCATCAGGATAACCGGGATAAAATTTGAACCAATATCAGGGTATTCAGCGCGAACGATAGCGCTATAAAGCAGGACACCAAGCAGGAAAAACGCCGCCGCCAACGAAGGCATACCTTCAGGCATCGCACGGTTAAGGTAGCGTTGATGCAAGCACCAGACCGCCAGGCCAAGAGCAATAATGGGGAAAATTGAAAACGGCACGATGGAGCTAAAAAGCACCGAAAAAGAACCATTTATCGAAAGCCCGGAGATAAAAGCTAACAATAACGTCCCTCTGTCCCGGTGAGTTTGTTCAGTCATGTCATTATCCTTATTAACCTGCTTAGTGATTTGATTCTAATGTTACCGCCAACCTCTCCTGCTCACGGCGATACCAGTAATAAGCACCCTTCGAAATCATGCGCAACTGCAACACCAGGCGTTCTTCAAGCTGACGTCTCTGTTCAGTATCAATGTCTAATGCTTCTGCTCCCGCATTGAAAACAATCGTGACCATTGCTTCCGCCTGCGCTTCCGTAAAGCTGCGCGGCATGCGATTTTCCAGCTCGAGATAATCGGCAAGCTCAGCAATGAAATGCTGAATCTCGCGGGCAACAGCAGCACGAAACGCCGCGGAAGTACCGGAACGCTCACGTAGCAACAGACGGAACGCATTGGGATTATTACCAATAAACTCCATAAATGTTGATACAGAGGTACGAATAACGCTACCTCCTTTTGCAATACGCTGTCGTGCCTGGCGCATCAACTGACGCAACATCAATCCACTTTCATCAACCATGGTTAACCCAAGCTCATCAACATCACGAAAGTGACGGTAAAAGGAGGTCGGCGCGATACCCGCTTCGCGAGCGACTTCACGCAAACTCAGGCTGGCAAAACTGCGCTCGGCACTCAGCTGACTGAATGCCGCTTCAATAAGCGAACGCCGTGTACGTTCTTTTTGCTGCGCTCTGACGCCCATTTTTATGCCTGTTTTGCATGCCGAAGCGGCACTATAGCAAACTTTTCAGCGTACAGTCCGGCAAAGTTTGTGACCGCCTGTTAACCCCACGCTTTGTCAAATCATGGTAAAAAACCCTGATACAATTGGGATGTTCGCGACGAGATGTTAGAATCCCGTTGTAAAAATGTATATAAAATAGGACTTACGGGTATGCAACAGTCTTACGATTACGATGCCATTGTTATTGGCTCAGGTCCCGGCGGTGAGGGTGCTGCGATGGGCCTGGTGAAACAGGGGGCGCGTATCGCAGTGATCGAGCGCTACCACAATATTGGTGGTGGCTGCACACACTGGGGAACCATACCGTCGAAGGCATTGCGCCATGCCGTCAGCCGCACTATCGAGTTTAATCAAAACCCGCTTTACAGTGACCATAGCCATCTGCTTCGTTCTTCTTTCGCTGATATTCTTAATCACACAGAAAACGTTATTAGCCAACAAACCCGCATGCGTCAGGGCTTTTACGAACGTAATCACTGCCAAATTTTTCAGGGGGATGCGCATTTTATTGATGCGAATACCATTGAGGTGGCCTATCCCGACGGCACCACTGAGCGCTTTACCGCCGAAAAATTTGTTATAGCCTGTGGCTCACGCCCATACCATCCGGCAGACGTTGATTTTACTCATCCACGTGTTTATGACTCAGATTCCATCCTTAATCTGACCCATGAGCCCGGTCATGTGATTATTTACGGCGCTGGCGTAATCGGCTGCGAATATGCCTCCATTTTTCGCGGTCTGAACGTGAAAGTGGATTTGATTAATACCCGCGATCGTCTGCTGGCATTCCTTGATCAGGAGATGTCAGATTCACTCTCATATCACTTTTGGAATAGCGGTGTTGTTATCCGACATAACGAAGAATTTGAGAAAATCGAAGGGGTACAGGATGGTGTCATTGTACATCTGAAATCCGGTAAGAAAGTGAAAGCAGACTGCTTGCTGTATGCTAACGGGCGTACCGGCAATACTGATTCACTCTCGCTGGAAAACGTAGGACTGGAAGCCGATAGTCGCGGATTGCTGAAAGTAAACAGTATGTACCAGACCGCACAACCGCATATCTATGCAGTGGGGGATGTCATTGGCTATCCAAGCCTTGCCTCTGCCGCTTATGATCAGGGCCGAATTGCCGCACAGGCGATCATTAAAGGTGAAGCCACCGCACATCTGATCGAAGATATCCCAACCGGGATTTATACCATCCCAGAAATTAGCTCTGTCGGTAAGACTGAGCAGCAGCTTACCGCAATGAAAGTCCCGTATGAAGTGGGGCGTGCGCAGTTTAAACATCTGGCACGAGCGCAAATTGTTGGTATGAATGTCGGTAGCCTGAAAATCCTGTTCCATCGTGAAACGAAAGAGATCCTCGGTATCCACTGCTTTGGTGAGCGTGCAGCGGAGATTATCCACATCGGCCAGGCGATCATGGAGCAAAAAAATGGTGGCAACACGATCGAATACTTCGTGAATACCACCTTTAATTATCCGACGATGGCTGAGGCCTATCGCGTTGCAGCGCTAAATGGCTTAAATCGCTTGTTTTAAGCCATTGCCCATATAAATCTGCATATGGGCACGGATTGCCTCTGCCAGGTGCTCATAACGGCTACGCAGCGGCGAGCCAGGACGGTAAACCAGCGCAATGGTGCGCTGGGGTTCTGGCTTGTAACATGAGAGGTAACACACACCGTCGCGAATCCGCTCTTTTGGTACGGCCAGTGACGGTAACAGCGTAATCCCACTGCCTGCGGCAACCATATTACGTAGCGTTTCCAGACTGGTCGCACGGAAATGCGTGTCTTCATCTGCACCGGCCTGAAAGCAGAATCCCAGTGCCTGATCGCGCAAGCAGTGGCCATCTTCCAACATCAGTAACTTCTCACCGGCTAAATCAGACATCGGCACGCGATCGCGATCGCGCCACGGGTGATCGGCGTAAATTGCCAGCTTCATCGGCTCGTCAAACAAAGGAACCTCAATAAAAGCCTCAGTCTCTTTAACCAGCGCCAAAATAGCGCAGTCAAGTTTTCCACTGTCGAGCTGAGCTAAAAGCTGATGCGTCTGTGCCTCGTGCAAATACATTTCAAGCTTTGGAAAGGTTTGATGCAGCATGGGTATTATCTGCGGCAACAGGTAGGGACCTACCGTCGGAATCAGCCCGATATGCAAAGGCCCTGACATCGCTTCGCCCTGCTGGCTCGCCATCTCTTTAAGTACCTTCACTTCGCGCAGGACGGTACGAGCCTGATCCACCAGCAATAGACCCGCCTGTGTGAACAAGACTTTACGGCTGGTGCGTTCCAGCAACATGACACCTAATTCATCTTCAAGCTTACGAATTTGTCCACTCAGCGTGGGCTGGCTGACATGGCATGAATCGGCGGCTCGTCGGAAATGACGATGCTCAGCCAACGCAACCAGGTATTCAAGATCACGAATATTCATTTAATCCTCCGAGCCACGATAGCCCGTGGCGATAGATAGCATAGCAATCAACGATTAGCCCTATCAAGTCCGGATCTGAATAATGTCCAATATTCAGGCAAAGCCATATCGACATTATTCACCATGAGGTAGTTTATGTTTGCAAGTCAGGAAGGTAAAAAGGTCCCGCAGGTTACGTTCCACACACGCCATGGCGATCGCTGGATCGACGTTACGACCGATGAACTGTTTAAAGACAAAACGGTTATCGTATTCTCGTTGCCGGGTGCTTTTACGCCAACCTGCTCCTCCAGCCACCTGCCGCGCTACAACGAGTTGGCCAGCGTCTTTGCCGCACAGGGTGTCGACAGCATTCTTTGCGTGTCGGTAAACGATACCTTTGTCATGAATGCCTGGAAGGCTGACCAGCATGCCGACAACATCACCTTTATTCCGGACGGCAACGGTGATTTTACCCGCGGTATGGAAATGCTGGTTGAAAAAGCGGATTTAGGTTTCGGCCCGCGCTCATGGCGTTACTCCATGCTGGTACGTAACGGTGTAGTAGAGAAAATGTTTGTTGAGCCGAACAAGCCAGGCGACCCGTTTGAAGTCTCCGACGCTGACACCATGCTGCGCTATCTGGCACCGGAATTTAAGGTACAGGAATCGGTTTCCCTGTTTACCAAGCCCGGCTGCCCATTCTGTACCAAAGCTAAGCAGATGCTGCTCGATCGTGGTATCCAGTATGAAGAGATTGTTCTGGGACAGGATGCCACCACCGTCAGTTTGCGCGCCGTAACCGGCCGCGCCACCGTGCCGCAGGTGTTTATTGGCGGACGCCATATTGGCGGCAGCGACGACCTGGAAAAATACTTCGCGACGGCGTAATAAGCGGGAGGGCGGACGATTATCCGATAGCCCGTCCCTCGGATGTATCTAAAAAAATAACGATTCTAACGCGTTAATTTGGCGGACTTTTATAAGCCCGCCTTTTTTATTAACCCAGGCGCTGCTTCGCTTCGGTAATAGCCAGTGAAACCTGATGCGGAGAAACACCGCCTTTAGCATTCCGCTTATCGAGGCAGGATTGTAGTGAAAGGAAGGGATAAACATCGTCACCGATCACGTCACTGAATTTCTGCAAATCCGCCAGCTTCAACGCTTCCAGTGCCACGCCTTGACCGATCGCTTCCACCACAGCCTCACCGACAATATGGTGCGCTTCACGGAACGGTACACCTTTCGCGACCAGATAGTCCGCCAGCTCGGTTGCATTAGCATAGCCTTGCTCAGCAGCATCTTTACAGCGCGGACGTTTTACCTGAATCCCTTCCAGTACCAGCGCAGCCATATGCAGGCAATCCGCCCAGGAATCGAGCGCATCGAACAGCCCCTCTTTGTCTTCCTGCATATCCTTGTTATAGGCCAGCGGCAAACCTTTCAGCGTCATCATCATGCCGGTCAGTGCACCCTGTACTCGGCCACACTTACCGCGGATCAATTCCAGTGCATCCGGATTTTTCTTTTGCGGCATCAATGACGAACCGGAAGTCACGCGATCGGAAAGCTCAACAAAGTTGGCCTCGCCGGTATTAAAGAAGATCAGATCTTCAGCAAAGCGCGACAAATGGATCATCCCGATCGACGCGTCAGAAAGCAGCTCCAGCACATGATCGCGATCGGAAACCGTGTCCAGGCTGTTACGCGTGGCGGAGGCAAAACCTAACCAGCCTGCCAGCTGCTCACGATCGATTTCATAGGCAGTGCCCGCCAGTGCGCCACAGCCCAGCGGACTTACGTCCAGGCGCTTCAGCGTATCCTGCAGACGGCTCTCATCACGCGCCAGCATCTCAACATAGGCCAGGCACCAGTGTGCAAAGGTTACCGGCTGAGCACGTTGCAAATGGGTGTAGCCCGGCATCACCGCATCCTGATTCGCTTCCGCAGTGGTAACCAGCGCCTGCTGCAACTGACGCGTCGCCAGCAGCAATTCACCAATCTGCGCTTTGCACCAAAGCTTGAGATCGGTGGCAACCTGATCGTTACGGCTACGCCCGGTATGGAGCTTTTTCCCCAACGCCCCGACTTTATCGATCAAGCGTCCTTCAACCCAGCTATGAATATCTTCGGCATCGCTTTCCAGGATCTGCTGCGGATTAGCTCTTACCTCCTCCAGCAACACATTCAGCGCGGCTTCTAACTGCTGCTGCTCTTCTACATTCAGCACGTTAACCGTAACCAGCGCTTTGGACCAGGCAACAGAACCGACGATATCCTGCTCGGCCAGACGATAGTCAAAGCGTAACGAGTCATTAAACAACTTGAAACGTTGATCCGCCGCCTGAGTAAACCGTCCACCCCAAAGTGCCATGTTATTGCCCCATTTCATCATTAGTCATCGAAGATAATCGCTAAAGCGATACGCTGTCTGTTATTCCGGCCCGTAAAGAGAAAACATTACGGGCCGTGGTGGTCAGTCACTCTGACCACATTGCGCTAGCAGATATTATTTCTTTTCATTTAACGCACGGATGCGTGAAGAGAGAGAGAATAAACGGATAAAGCCGCCCGCATGGCGGTGATCGTACACTTCATCTTCACCGAAGGTTGCAAACTCTTCTGAATAGAGGCTGTTGGGTGATTTTTTCTGAATCGCCGTGACCTGTCCCTTATACAGCTGTAGCACCACTTCGCCGTTAACCTCTTCCGCCAGTGCCTGTGCCGAAGCTTGCAGCGCTTTACGCAGCGGTGCAAACCAGCGGCCATCGTACACAACGTATGACATTTCAAGGCCCAGCTGTTCACGCCATTTAAAGCTATCACGGTCCAGTACCAGTTGCTCAATGGCACGCAGGGCGTTAACCATAATGGTGCCGCCGGGGGTTTCATAGCAGCCACGGGACTTAATGCCCACCAAACGGTTTTCGACGATATCAATCCGGCCTACGCCGTGTTTCGCGCCGATAACGTTCAGTTTTTCCAGGCACTGGAACGGACTCAGTTGCTCGCCGTTCACCGCGACTACGCAGCCTTTCTCAACGGTAATGGTAACCTGCTCCGGCTGATCCGGTGCTTCCAGCGGGTCGACGGTCCATACCCAGCAATCTTTATTTGGAGCATTCCACGGGCTTTCCAGCACGCCGCCTTCGGTCGAAATGTGCCAGGCGTTCTCATCACGGCTGTAGATTTTTTCCAGCGACGCGGTGGTTGGAATATTGCGCTCTTTCAGGTAATCCAGCAGCGCCTCACGCGAGCGCAGGTTCCATTCACGCCACGGCGCCACCACTTTCAGCTGAGGTGCCAGCGCGGTATAAGTGGTTTCAAAACGTACCTGGTCGTTACCTTTGCCGGTCGCACCATGGCACAACGCATCCGCGCCCACTTTACGTGCCAGTTCAACCTGCGCCTTAGCAATAATCGGACGAGCCATTGAGGTTCCCAACAGGTAGGTACCTTCATACAGCGCACCGGTCTGCAGCACGGGATAGACGTAATCACGGATAAATTCTTCACGCAGATCCACCACATGGCACTCGGATGCCCCGGACTGCAGCGCTTTCTGCTCAACACCTTCCAGATCGCTACGCTCCTGGCCAATATCCGCCACGAACGCGATAACTTCACAACCGCCGTAGTTCTCTTTCAGCCACGGAATGATGGCCGAGGTATCCAAACCACCGGAGTAAGCCAGAACGATTTTTTTAATGTCTTGGTTTTGCATCTCTTAATCCTTGAATATAAAGCGTTTGGTTAGGCGAGGATCCGGGTGCCAATCGACACGCCGTTAAACAATGTGGGAAGTTGCTCCGCATGACGCCAGCTGGCAATATCCACCGGGCGCCCCAGCGTGCGGGCAGCATCCAGCGCAGCATTCACTTTCACAATCATCCCGTCGGTAATGATGCCCTGAGCGATCAGTTGCTCTGCTTTAGCGGCCGTCATCTCGGCGATACGCTGGCCTTTGCCGTCAAGGATGCCGCTCACATCAGACAGTAAGATTAAGTCCGCACCCAGCGTTGCCGCCAGTGCCGTTGCCGCCTGATCGGCATTCACATTCATCAATTCGCCCGCTTCAGTGATGCCAATGGAGCTGATTACCGGCAGAAAACCAGAAGATAACAATGTATTGAGCAACAGGGGTGAGCCGGGCGTCGCGTTACCCACGTGACCCAATGCAGGATCCAACTGCTTTACATTCACGCTATCGCCATCGGCCAACGACAGACCAACCGCGTTGATACCGTTTTTCTTCGCCCAGGCCATTAAGGTTTTATTTGCTGTGCCTGCCAGCGCTCCGGTGATAATGTCGATCTGATCGGCCGGCGTGACGCGCAATCCCATTTTCTTCTCAACCGGCAACGCCAGTTTTTTCATCAACTCATCCACCAGGCAACCCCCGCCGTGCACGATTAACAGCGGACGCTGATGGGACTCACGATAAGTGACTAACGCGTGGAACAGGCGTTCCAGCGCTTCTTCGCTATCTAACAGTACGCCACCCAGTTTGATAATTAATGGATTGGTCATGTGTTTTAAACTCGTCAGTTAAATAAGTGACAGTGTTTCAGGAAAGCCGAAACGAATATTCAAACACTGAACGGCCTGGGATGAAGCGCCTTTCAGCAGGTTGTCTTCTGCCGCAACCACGATCAAATGCTCGCCCTTAACGGCAAAACCAATATCGCAGAAGGGCAAACCGACCACCGATTTCAACGCGGGAACGCCTTTATCATACAAACGCACCAGCGGTTTATCCTGATATGCCTGCAGGAAAGCCTGTGCGACATCTTCATGGCCGACTCCCGCATTCAAACGGCAAGTAATAGTGGCCAGAATGCCCCGTGGGAAATTGCCTAAATGCGGCGTAAAAATGACGGGCATGCCAAGATGCGCAACAATTTCAGGCTGATGGCGGTGATTAAAAATCCCGTAAGGCTGAAGGCTCACCTCACAAAAGCTGGTGCCGAGGCTCGCTTTGCGCCCTGCACCGCTCACGCCACTGGTGGCATTAATCACCGGCCATTGCGCCTCATTCAGCAAGCCCGCTTCAACCAAAGGCTTC encodes the following:
- the murI gene encoding glutamate racemase — its product is MAIKLQEGSTTLAAAIPFKQRPTVLVFDSGVGGLSVYDEIRQLLPDLHYLYAFDNVAFPYGEKSEDFIVERVVDIVSAVEKCYPLSLVVIACNTASTVTLPALRERFDFPVVGVVPAIKPAARLTRNGIVGLLATRATVKRRYTHELVSRFASECKIEMLGSAELVELAEAKLHGRMISLEEMTQILQPWLRMQEPPDTVVLGCTHFPLLSEELQSVLPEGTRLIDSGAAIARRTAWLLEHESPKVYSTESNTAFCMEFTEETAQLMPVLQRYGFVKLEKLAF
- the btuB gene encoding TonB-dependent vitamin B12 receptor BtuB; the protein is MKKNKKTLLALNTAALYLWVQNGFAQEPDNTLVTTANRFSQPVSSVLASTSVVTREEIDRWQSKSVADVMRRLPGVDIAQSGGLGQQSSLFIRGTESRHVLVLIDGIRLNQAGISGSSDLSQIPVSLVQRIEYVRGARSAIYGSDAIGGVVNIITGRDKPGTTLTAGIGSNGYQAYDGATQQMLGDQTRATLAANYTYTRGYDVVANYPDVYGDPAQKDRDGFMSKSLYGAVEHQFNDEFSGFFRGYGYDNRTAYDNSLSFAVPGALVDTRQLYSQTWDTGLRFNRDIYSTQLIASYSHTKDYNYDPRLGRYAEPATADDVEQYNLQWGNTLAVGYGTVSTGVDWQKQTSEPNTNFVSEGQEQRNTGVYATTQQKLGSVTLEGAVRGDDNNAFGWHNTWQTGVSWELVDGYSVFASYGTAFKAPNLSQVYSGTYGNRDLNPEKSKQWEGGFEGLTGPLNWRVSGYRNDIEDLIDSDPTTFRYYNIGKVSIKGVEATASFDTGPVSHSLSYDYVDPRDGQTHEVLLRRAKQQVKYQLDYTIYSLDWSLSYQYLGDRYDKDFNSSFTPRTVKLGGVSLWDLAVSYPITSQLTVRGRIANLFDKDYETVYGYQTPGREYYLSGSYTF
- the trmA gene encoding tRNA (uridine(54)-C5)-methyltransferase TrmA, with translation MTPEQLPIEQYDAQLTEKVSRLQAIMTPFSAPDVEVFRSPVSHYRMRAEFRIWHEGDDLYHIMFDQQTKQRIRVDQFPAASALINQMMPKMIDALRDNHVLRYKLFQIDYLSTMSNQIVISLLYHRKLEDKWSAAAATLRDNLRAEGFDVQLIGRATKTKICLDRDYVDECLPVAGKEMIYRQVENSFTQPNAAMNIQMLEWALDVTQNSHGDLLELYCGNGNFSLALARNFRRVLATEIAKPSVASAQYNITANHIDNVQIIRMAAEEFTQAMNGVRSFNRLEGIDLKSYQCETIFVDPPRSGLDDETLKMVQGYSRILYISCNPQTLSDNLQTLSQTHDITRLALFDQFPYTHHMECGVLLSRSGN
- a CDS encoding YijD family membrane protein, whose translation is MTEQTHRDRGTLLLAFISGLSINGSFSVLFSSIVPFSIFPIIALGLAVWCLHQRYLNRAMPEGMPSLAAAFFLLGVLLYSAIVRAEYPDIGSNFIPVILMVALIFWIGLRLKAKKKL
- the fabR gene encoding HTH-type transcriptional repressor FabR, with protein sequence MGVRAQQKERTRRSLIEAAFSQLSAERSFASLSLREVAREAGIAPTSFYRHFRDVDELGLTMVDESGLMLRQLMRQARQRIAKGGSVIRTSVSTFMEFIGNNPNAFRLLLRERSGTSAAFRAAVAREIQHFIAELADYLELENRMPRSFTEAQAEAMVTIVFNAGAEALDIDTEQRRQLEERLVLQLRMISKGAYYWYRREQERLAVTLESNH
- the sthA gene encoding Si-specific NAD(P)(+) transhydrogenase, with the protein product MQQSYDYDAIVIGSGPGGEGAAMGLVKQGARIAVIERYHNIGGGCTHWGTIPSKALRHAVSRTIEFNQNPLYSDHSHLLRSSFADILNHTENVISQQTRMRQGFYERNHCQIFQGDAHFIDANTIEVAYPDGTTERFTAEKFVIACGSRPYHPADVDFTHPRVYDSDSILNLTHEPGHVIIYGAGVIGCEYASIFRGLNVKVDLINTRDRLLAFLDQEMSDSLSYHFWNSGVVIRHNEEFEKIEGVQDGVIVHLKSGKKVKADCLLYANGRTGNTDSLSLENVGLEADSRGLLKVNSMYQTAQPHIYAVGDVIGYPSLASAAYDQGRIAAQAIIKGEATAHLIEDIPTGIYTIPEISSVGKTEQQLTAMKVPYEVGRAQFKHLARAQIVGMNVGSLKILFHRETKEILGIHCFGERAAEIIHIGQAIMEQKNGGNTIEYFVNTTFNYPTMAEAYRVAALNGLNRLF